One Syngnathus acus chromosome 13, fSynAcu1.2, whole genome shotgun sequence genomic window carries:
- the LOC119132003 gene encoding protein Atg16l2-like translates to MKDTPADGELWKGHVVQQLRRRDREQHHTFRDLVCAYSRLLDRGGASDWLPAASCGAVVWAARVQQLHKAAGELACQVVEKQQQMTIKDSLLDGQRDRLLQGERGLAGARQLRQQLCLRAQRLEVDNRLLKSKYDALMERQRRAERRLREEKLRGSGLLEDVMALKRQAAARLNRRNDRRSRVQDASLQKDLQTAASSMVNADGWACLAPGKKLAEKGQERLLRSAPASRNSLRIPASIRELFERRRGQSECAPEEQEEPARPVGVPASARLPGRALHVLEAHEQGVNTAAFCSSSALLASAGTDRVVKVWEVRAGTLRHQTTLDGSTEGLTCVQFDPTGHRILAGSYDKSALLWCLDHPVAKLTLTGHSRKVTAARFSGHQVVTGSADGTVRIWDLQRAACVHLARVASFCSDVVCSENVAISGHFDHKIRLWDTRLSSCVHCLSAQGKVTSLDLSADGRHLLSCCRDDGLQLLDVRSWSHGGASFRAEGFKCASDSTKVAISPDARFVAAGSADGAVYIWNVSAGNLETRLADKHSASISAVCWSPSGEYTTSVDRKGRAVLWSDI, encoded by the exons ATGAAGGACACCCCGGCGGACGGCGAGCTGTGGAAGGGCCACGTCGTCCAGCAGCTGCGCCGCCGAGACCGGGAGCAGCACCACACGTTCCGAGACCTCGTCTGCGCCT ACTCTCGGCTGCTGGACAGAGGGGGCGCGAGCGACTGGTTGCCGGCGGCGAGCTGCGGCGCCGTGGTCTGGGCCGCGCGTGTGCAGCAGCTTCACAAGGCCGCCGGAGAG TTGGCGTGTCAAGTGGtggagaagcagcagcagatgaCAATCAAAGACAGCCTTTTGGATGGTCAGCGggacag GCTGCTGCAAGGCGAGCGCGGCCTGGCGGGCGCGCGCCAGCTCCGCCAGCAGCTGTGCCTTCGGGCGCAGCGGCTGGAAGTGGACAACAGGCTGCTGAAGAGCAAGTACGACGCTCTGATGGAGCGCCAGCGGCGGGCCGAGCGGCGTCTCAGGGAGGAGAAGCTCCGGGGAAGCGGCCTGCTGGAGGACGTGATGGCGCTCAAGCGGCAGGCGGCCGCGCGCCTCAACCGGCGAAACGACAGACGCTCCAG AGTTCAAGACGCCAGCCTGCAGAAAGATCTGCAGACGGCTGCCAGCTCTATGGTCAACGCGGACGG cTGGGCGTGTTTAGCACCCGGCAAAAAGTTGGCCGAAAAAGGTCAAGAACGTCTCTTGAG atCTGCTCCGGCATCCCGAAACTCTCTGAGGATCCCGGCGTCCATCAGAGAACTCTTTGA gaggaggcggggccaGTCTGAGTGCGCTCCAGAAGAACAAGAGGAGCCGGCGCGCCCCGTCGGAGTCCCCGCGTCGGCAAGACTTCCCGGCCGGGCCCTGCACGTCCTG GAAGCTCACGAGCAGGGCGTCAACACGGCAGCGTTCTGCTCCAGCTCTGCCCTGCTGGCCAGCGCCGGAACCGACAGAGTGGTCAAAGTGTGGGAGGTCCGAGCAG GTACCCTCAGACACCAGACCACCTTGGACGGGAGCACGGAGGGTCTGACCTGCGTCCAGTTTGACCCCACG GGTCACCGAATTCTGGCGGGCTCCTACGACAAATCGGCTTTGCTGTGGTGTTTGGATCACCCGGTTGCCAAG CTGACCCTGACGGGCCACAGCAGGAAGGTGACGGCGGCTCGCTTCAGCGGTCATCAAGTGGTGACGGGAAGCGCCGACGGGACCGTCAGGATATGGGACCTCCAACGCGCCGCCT GTGTCCACTTGGCCCGAGTGGCGTCCTTCTGCAGCGATGTGGTCTGCTCGGAAAACGTGGCCATCAGCGGACATTTCGACCACAAGATCCGACTGTGGGACACCAG GCTGTCCAGCTGCGTCCACTGCCTGTCGGCGCAGGGCAAAGTGACATCATTGGACCTCAGCGCCGACGGCCGGCACCTGCTCAGCTGTTGCCGGGACGACGGACTGCAGCTGCTGGACGTCCGCAGCTGGAGCCACGGTGGCGCCTCCTTCAG AGCGGAAGGCTTCAAATGTGCAAGCGACAGCACCAAAGTGGCCATCAG CCCCGACGCTCGCTTCGTGGCGGCGGGATCGGCAGACGGCGCCGTCTACATCTGGAACGTCTCCGCTGGAAACCTGGAGACGCGCCTGGCTGACAAGCACAG CGCGTCCATCAGCGCTGTCTGCTGGTCGCCGTCCGGCGAGTACACGACAAGTGTGGACAGAAAGGGACGGGCCGTCCTCTGGAGTGACATCTGA
- the arrb1 gene encoding beta-arrestin-1 isoform X1: protein MADKGTRVFKKASPNGKLTVYLGKRDFVDHVERVEPVDGVILIDPEYLKERKVFVTLTCAFRYGREDLDVLGLTFRKDLFVANEQVFPALGDQKTPLTRLQERLMKKLGEHAYPFTLQIPLNLPCSVTLQPGPEDTGKACGVDFEVKVFCADNAEEKIHKSSGGGNGRNSVRLVIRKIQFAPEKAGPQPSAEITRHFLMSDKPLHLEASLDKQIYYHGEPISVNVHVTNNTNKTVKKMKVSVRQYADICLFNTAQYKCPVAWQESDDVVASSSTLCKVFTLTPFLSNNREKRGLALDGKLKHEDTNLASSTQLREGADKEMLGIVVSYKVKVKLLVSRGGLLGDLAPSDVSLELPFTLMHPKPWEESLDGEETADEAQSDTNLIQFDANADDDIIFEDFARQRLIGAKDDEDEEAAEVNDR from the exons ATGGCAGATAAAGGAACCAG agtttttaaaaaagccaGTCCCAACGGGAAG CTCACCGTCTACCTGGGCAAGAGGGACTTTGTGGACCACGTGGAGCGGGTGGAGCCCGTCG ATGGCGTCATCCTGATCGACCCCGAGTACTTGAAGGAGAGAAAAG TGTTTGTCACGCTCACCTGCGCTTTCCGATACGGGCGCGAAGATTTGGACGTGCTGGGCTTGACCTTTCGCAAAGATTTGTTTGTGGCCAACGAGCAGGTGTTTCCCGCTCTTGGCGACCAGAAGACCCCCTTGACTCGTTTGCAGGAGCGCCTGATGAAGAAACTGGGAGAGCACGCCTACCCGTTCACATTGCAG ATCCCGCTCAACCTGCCGTGTTCTGTGACGCTGCAGCCGGGCCCGGAGGACACCGGGAAG GCCTGCGGCGTGGATTTTGAAGTCAAAGTGTTTTGTGCGGACAACGCTGAGGAAAAGATCCACAAAAG tagcggcggcggcaacgGCAGGAACTCCGTTCGGCTGGTGATCCGCAAGATTCAGTTTGCGCCGGAGAAAGCCGGGCCTCAGCCCAGCGCCGAGATCACCCGCCACTTCCTGATGTCGGACAAACCTCTGCACCTGGAGGCGTCCCTGGACAAGCAG ATTTACTACCACGGAGAGCCCATCAGCGTCAACGTTCACGTCACCAACAACACCAACAAGACGGTCAAGAAGATGAAGGTGTCAG TGCGACAATACGCCGACATCTGCCTCTTCAACACGGCGCAGTACAAATGTCCCGTGGCCTGGCAAGAGTCCGA TGACGTGGTGGCTTCCAGTTCCACCTTGTGCAAGGTTTTCACCCTGACGCCGTTTCTGTCCAACAATCGAGAGAAGCGAGGCCTGGCGCTGGACGGCAAGTTGAAGCACGAAGACACCAACTTGGCTTCCAGCACGCA ATTGCGGGAGGGCGCCGACAAGGAGATGTTGGGCATCGTGGTGTCgtacaaagtcaaagtcaagctGCTGGTTTCTCGAGGCGG GCTCCTGGGAGACCTGGCCCCCAG TGACGTGTCGCTGGAACTTCCCTTCACGCTGATGCACCCCAAGCCTTGGGAGGAGTCGCTTGACGGCGAAGAGA CTGCTGACGAAGCCCAGAGCGACACTAACCTGATCCAGTTTGATGCCAA CGCTGACGACGACATCATCTTTGAAGACTTTGCCCGTCAACGGCTTATCGGCGCGAAAGACGACGAGGACGAAGAGGCGGCGGAGGTCAACGACAGATAG
- the arrb1 gene encoding beta-arrestin-1 isoform X2, which yields MADKGTRVFKKASPNGKLTVYLGKRDFVDHVERVEPVDGVILIDPEYLKERKVFVTLTCAFRYGREDLDVLGLTFRKDLFVANEQVFPALGDQKTPLTRLQERLMKKLGEHAYPFTLQIPLNLPCSVTLQPGPEDTGKACGVDFEVKVFCADNAEEKIHKSGGGNGRNSVRLVIRKIQFAPEKAGPQPSAEITRHFLMSDKPLHLEASLDKQIYYHGEPISVNVHVTNNTNKTVKKMKVSVRQYADICLFNTAQYKCPVAWQESDDVVASSSTLCKVFTLTPFLSNNREKRGLALDGKLKHEDTNLASSTQLREGADKEMLGIVVSYKVKVKLLVSRGGLLGDLAPSDVSLELPFTLMHPKPWEESLDGEETADEAQSDTNLIQFDANADDDIIFEDFARQRLIGAKDDEDEEAAEVNDR from the exons ATGGCAGATAAAGGAACCAG agtttttaaaaaagccaGTCCCAACGGGAAG CTCACCGTCTACCTGGGCAAGAGGGACTTTGTGGACCACGTGGAGCGGGTGGAGCCCGTCG ATGGCGTCATCCTGATCGACCCCGAGTACTTGAAGGAGAGAAAAG TGTTTGTCACGCTCACCTGCGCTTTCCGATACGGGCGCGAAGATTTGGACGTGCTGGGCTTGACCTTTCGCAAAGATTTGTTTGTGGCCAACGAGCAGGTGTTTCCCGCTCTTGGCGACCAGAAGACCCCCTTGACTCGTTTGCAGGAGCGCCTGATGAAGAAACTGGGAGAGCACGCCTACCCGTTCACATTGCAG ATCCCGCTCAACCTGCCGTGTTCTGTGACGCTGCAGCCGGGCCCGGAGGACACCGGGAAG GCCTGCGGCGTGGATTTTGAAGTCAAAGTGTTTTGTGCGGACAACGCTGAGGAAAAGATCCACAAAAG cggcggcggcaacgGCAGGAACTCCGTTCGGCTGGTGATCCGCAAGATTCAGTTTGCGCCGGAGAAAGCCGGGCCTCAGCCCAGCGCCGAGATCACCCGCCACTTCCTGATGTCGGACAAACCTCTGCACCTGGAGGCGTCCCTGGACAAGCAG ATTTACTACCACGGAGAGCCCATCAGCGTCAACGTTCACGTCACCAACAACACCAACAAGACGGTCAAGAAGATGAAGGTGTCAG TGCGACAATACGCCGACATCTGCCTCTTCAACACGGCGCAGTACAAATGTCCCGTGGCCTGGCAAGAGTCCGA TGACGTGGTGGCTTCCAGTTCCACCTTGTGCAAGGTTTTCACCCTGACGCCGTTTCTGTCCAACAATCGAGAGAAGCGAGGCCTGGCGCTGGACGGCAAGTTGAAGCACGAAGACACCAACTTGGCTTCCAGCACGCA ATTGCGGGAGGGCGCCGACAAGGAGATGTTGGGCATCGTGGTGTCgtacaaagtcaaagtcaagctGCTGGTTTCTCGAGGCGG GCTCCTGGGAGACCTGGCCCCCAG TGACGTGTCGCTGGAACTTCCCTTCACGCTGATGCACCCCAAGCCTTGGGAGGAGTCGCTTGACGGCGAAGAGA CTGCTGACGAAGCCCAGAGCGACACTAACCTGATCCAGTTTGATGCCAA CGCTGACGACGACATCATCTTTGAAGACTTTGCCCGTCAACGGCTTATCGGCGCGAAAGACGACGAGGACGAAGAGGCGGCGGAGGTCAACGACAGATAG
- the arrb1 gene encoding beta-arrestin-1 isoform X3 codes for MADKGTRVFKKASPNGKLTVYLGKRDFVDHVERVEPVDGVILIDPEYLKERKVFVTLTCAFRYGREDLDVLGLTFRKDLFVANEQVFPALGDQKTPLTRLQERLMKKLGEHAYPFTLQIPLNLPCSVTLQPGPEDTGKACGVDFEVKVFCADNAEEKIHKRNSVRLVIRKIQFAPEKAGPQPSAEITRHFLMSDKPLHLEASLDKQIYYHGEPISVNVHVTNNTNKTVKKMKVSVRQYADICLFNTAQYKCPVAWQESDDVVASSSTLCKVFTLTPFLSNNREKRGLALDGKLKHEDTNLASSTQLREGADKEMLGIVVSYKVKVKLLVSRGGLLGDLAPSDVSLELPFTLMHPKPWEESLDGEETADEAQSDTNLIQFDANADDDIIFEDFARQRLIGAKDDEDEEAAEVNDR; via the exons ATGGCAGATAAAGGAACCAG agtttttaaaaaagccaGTCCCAACGGGAAG CTCACCGTCTACCTGGGCAAGAGGGACTTTGTGGACCACGTGGAGCGGGTGGAGCCCGTCG ATGGCGTCATCCTGATCGACCCCGAGTACTTGAAGGAGAGAAAAG TGTTTGTCACGCTCACCTGCGCTTTCCGATACGGGCGCGAAGATTTGGACGTGCTGGGCTTGACCTTTCGCAAAGATTTGTTTGTGGCCAACGAGCAGGTGTTTCCCGCTCTTGGCGACCAGAAGACCCCCTTGACTCGTTTGCAGGAGCGCCTGATGAAGAAACTGGGAGAGCACGCCTACCCGTTCACATTGCAG ATCCCGCTCAACCTGCCGTGTTCTGTGACGCTGCAGCCGGGCCCGGAGGACACCGGGAAG GCCTGCGGCGTGGATTTTGAAGTCAAAGTGTTTTGTGCGGACAACGCTGAGGAAAAGATCCACAAAAG GAACTCCGTTCGGCTGGTGATCCGCAAGATTCAGTTTGCGCCGGAGAAAGCCGGGCCTCAGCCCAGCGCCGAGATCACCCGCCACTTCCTGATGTCGGACAAACCTCTGCACCTGGAGGCGTCCCTGGACAAGCAG ATTTACTACCACGGAGAGCCCATCAGCGTCAACGTTCACGTCACCAACAACACCAACAAGACGGTCAAGAAGATGAAGGTGTCAG TGCGACAATACGCCGACATCTGCCTCTTCAACACGGCGCAGTACAAATGTCCCGTGGCCTGGCAAGAGTCCGA TGACGTGGTGGCTTCCAGTTCCACCTTGTGCAAGGTTTTCACCCTGACGCCGTTTCTGTCCAACAATCGAGAGAAGCGAGGCCTGGCGCTGGACGGCAAGTTGAAGCACGAAGACACCAACTTGGCTTCCAGCACGCA ATTGCGGGAGGGCGCCGACAAGGAGATGTTGGGCATCGTGGTGTCgtacaaagtcaaagtcaagctGCTGGTTTCTCGAGGCGG GCTCCTGGGAGACCTGGCCCCCAG TGACGTGTCGCTGGAACTTCCCTTCACGCTGATGCACCCCAAGCCTTGGGAGGAGTCGCTTGACGGCGAAGAGA CTGCTGACGAAGCCCAGAGCGACACTAACCTGATCCAGTTTGATGCCAA CGCTGACGACGACATCATCTTTGAAGACTTTGCCCGTCAACGGCTTATCGGCGCGAAAGACGACGAGGACGAAGAGGCGGCGGAGGTCAACGACAGATAG